The sequence below is a genomic window from Cumulibacter manganitolerans.
AGCTGATCGTCGCCGACATGACCGGCCTGCCCGCGGCCCTGCGGATCCTGGGCGAGCTGCCGGCGGGCCGGCGCGCGGTGGCGATCCTGGAGGTGCAGTCCGCCGACGACGAGCAGGAGGTCGTCTCCGCCGCGGACGTCGCCGTCTCGTGGGTGCACAATCCCGACCACGGCCACGCCGCCAGCCTGCTGCCGGCCGCGGTGCGCGAGGCCGCCTGGCTCCCGGGAGCGCCGTACGTCTGGATGAGCGCCGAGGCTGCCGCCACCCGCGACATCCGCTCGTTCGTGCGTCGCGAGAAGAAGGTGCCGAACGGGTACGCCGACGTCGTCGGCTACTGGAGCATCAAGCGGAACACCGCCCGGTAGCCGCGGCCGGCGCGCTCGCAGTGTCTGGCGGTGGGTTGCACCCCGCTATCGGGCCCGCAGCGGGGCACAACCCACCGCGAGAGGGTCACTGTCACGGGGCGCGGGAGTAGGCGCTCGCCCGCGCGACCTGCTCGGGCGTCGGCCGGACGCCGGTGTACAGCGCGAACTGCTCCGCGGCCTGCAAGGCGATGATCTCGGCGCCGGTGATCGTGACCAGGCCGCGCTCGGCCGCCGCGGCCAGGAACGGCGTGACCTCCGGCGTCGCGACGACGTCGAGCACCGCGGACGCCGCCGCGATCCGCTCCTCCGCGAACGGCAGCCGTCCCTCGTTGCCGCCGTCCATCCCGATCGGCGTGGCGTTGACCAGCAGGTCGACGTCGCCGAGGACGTCCTGCCGCCAGCGGAAGCCGTACTGTTGCGCCAGCGCGCGCCCGTTGGTCTCGTTGCGCGCCACCACGGTGCCGTTCGTCATGCCGTGATCGCGCAGCGCCGCGACCACCGCCTTGGCCATGCCACCGCTGCCGACCACGGCGAAGCTCATCGCCGGGTCGATCTGCTTCTGCCGCAGCAGCAGCTCGACCGCCTGGAAGTCGGTGTTGTACGCCGCCAGCCGGCCGTTGGTGTTGACGATCGTGTTGACCGCGCCGATCGCCGCCGCCGAGTCCTTCACGACGTCCACGAGCGCCAGGCAGTCCTCCTTGAACGGCATCGAGATCCCCGCGCCCCGGATGCCGAGCGCCCGGATCCCGCCGACCGCGGCCTCGATGTCGTCGGTCGTCATCGCCTTGTAGACGAAGTCCAGCCCGAGCTCGGCGTACAGGAAGTTGTGGAAGCGGGTGCCGATGTTCGACGGACGTCCGGACAGCGAGATGCACAGCCGGGTGTCCTTGCTGATCCGATTGACGCTGTCGCCCACGTGCCCTCCCGCCGCGATGGTTCTCTCGACGGTAGCGCCCGGGAGCGGGGACCGCCCGGGGCCGTCGCGCAGTGGTGCGGACCGATCGCCGGTTCGTATTCTCGTCTCATGAGCAGCGCCATCGAGATCCGCGGGCTCGTCAAGCGGTTCGGGCAGCACGTCGCCCTCGACGAGCTCGACCTGACGGTCGCGGCCGGCGAGGTGCACGGCTTCCTCGGCCCGAACGGCTCGGGCAAGTCCACCACCATCCGCGTGCTGCTGGGCCAGCTGGGCAAGGACGCCGGCGAGGTCCGCATCCTGGGCCTCGACCCCTGGTACGACGCGCCGCAGGCGCACCGGCAGATCGCCTACGTGCCGGGCGATGTGGCGCTCTGGCCCACGCTGACCGGCGGCGAGACGATCGACCTGCTCGCGCGGTTGCGCGGTGGGGTCGACGCCCGGCGGCGCGCCGAGCTGATCGATCGCTTCGACCTCGACCCGACCAAGAAGGCCCGCGCCTACAGCAAGGGCAACCGGCAGAAGGTCGCCATCATCGCGGCGTTCAGCAGACCGGCGGACCTGTTCGTGCTGGACGAGCCGACCGCCGGCCTCGACCCGCTGATGGAGAAGCACTTCCAGGACACCCTCGTCGAGGCGCGCGCCGACGGTGCCACCGTGCTGCTGTCCAGCCACATCCTCTCCGAGGTCGAGCACGCCTGCGACCAGATCTCGATCATCCGCGCCGGCAGGATCGTCGAGAGCGGCTCGATGGCCCAGCTGCGGCACCTCACCCGCACCTCCATCCACGCCGTCGTGGACGGCGACCCGCAGCGGCTCGCCGCGCTGCCCGGAATCCACGACCTGCGCATCGACGGCCGGCGCGTCGAGCTGGACGTCGACGACGCCGACCTGCAGCAGGTGGTGCGGGCGCTGTCCGATCTCGGGGTCCGCTCCCTCGAGTCGCAGCCGCCGTCGCTCGAGGAGATCTTCCTGCGGCACTACGGCGACGCGCCCGCGCCCGGGCCGGCGACCGCGAGATGACCTCGCGCACGGCGGCGCGCGCGTCGCACCCCACCCCCACGCCGGGCCCCGGCCGCGACCGTCCGCGTGGTGTGCTGGTGGGGACGCCGACCCTGGTGCGGCACAACCTGCGCCAGGACCGGGTACGGATCCCCGCCTGGATCCTCGCGCTGCCCGCCCTCGCCTTCGGCACGGCCAATGCCTACGTGGCCCTGTACCCGTCGGTCGCCGACCGCCAGAATCTGGACGTGCAGTTCGGCACGAACAAGGCGATCGCGCTCGTCACCGGCCCCGTGCACGGGCTGAGCACCCCCGGCGGCTTCACCGAGTGGCGGCTCGGCGGGTCCCTGGCCACCCTGGTCGCGCTCATGGCGCTGTTCCTCGTCGTCCGGCACACCCGCGCCGACGAGGAGAAGGCCCGCTCCGAGCTCGTCACGGCCGGACAGGTGGGCCGGCTGGCGCCGCTGGCCGCCGCGCTCATCACGAGCATCGGCAGCTGCCTGCTGCTCGGCGTCGTGCTGGCCACGGCGATGGTCGCCGCAGGCACGCCGCCGACCGGTTCCGTCGCCTTCGGGCTCGCGAGCGCGTTGTGCGGGGTGGTGTTCGCGGCCCTGGCCGCGGTCACCAGCCAGCTGTCCACCTACAGCCGGGCGGCGTCCGCCCTCGCCGGCACGGCCCTCGGTGCGGCGTACGTCCTGCGGGGTCTCGGCGACTCGGCGGACGCCGTCGCGTGGCTGTCGTGGCTCTCACCCGTCGGCTGGGCGCAGCAGCTGCGCCCGTACAACGGCGAGCGGTGGTGGGTGCTGGGCCTCAGCGTGGCGCTCGCCGTCGTGCTGCTCGCGGTGGCCGCCGGCCTGCAGCTGCGCCGCGACGTCGGGGCCGGGATCATCGAGCGGTCGACCGGTCCCGCCGCGGCGGCCGCCCGGCTGCGGAGCACCACCGCCCTCGCCTGGCGCCAGCACCGCGCGGCGTGGGTCTCCTGGCTGCTCGGCGGGATCGTCTTCAGCCTGCTGTTCGGCTCACTCACCGATGCCGTCTCCCAGATCGCGACGACCAGCCCGCAGATCCAGATCATCCTGGAACGGATGGGCGGCTCGAAGACGATCGTGCAGACCTTCATCGGCACCGCCGTCGGGATGATCGCGATGATCGTCGGCTTCTACGTCGCGCAGGCGTTCGCGCGCGTCTACGACGAGGAGCAGTCCGGCCGCGCCGAGCAGCTGCTGGCCACGCCGGTCCCCCGGCTGCGCTGGCTGGCCGGGCACGTGCTGGCGGCGTACGCCGGGATCGGCACGATCATGCTGGGCTGCGGGCTGGCGGTCGCATCGTCCGCGTCGCTGTCCACCCCGGACGCCTCGTTCGGCAAGGTCCTCGGGAGCGCCGCCGCGCAGATCCCGGCGCTGTGGATCATCGCCGGCGCCTGCCTGTGCGCGTACGCCTGGCTGCCGCGCTTCGGCGCGCTGGTATGGATCATCGTCGGGGTGGCCCTCGCGATCGCGATGTTCGGCGGCCTGCTCAACGCACCGGACTGGTTGCTGAGGATCTCGCCGTACACGACGGCCCCGGCCGTCACCGACGGTCCGTTCGCCTGGGGAACAGTCGCCCTGCACCTGGCGATCGCCCTGGTGCTGCTCGTGGTGGGCGCGTACGGCGTACGGCGGCGGGACGTCGTCTCCTCGTGAGGGTCGCCGCGGCCGGTCCGCCGCGCTATATTATCAGGAGTCCTGATATTCCAGCGCGGGGAGAACGACGTGCAGTTCTATCGTGACGGCTTCTACACCGGCGATCCGCGCCTCCACCCGGCCGCTCCGGACGCTCCCGGCGACCGCTCGGAGGTCGACGTCCTGATCGTCGGATGCGGGCCGGCCGGCCTGGTCCTGGCCGCCCAGCTGGCGGCCTTCCCCGACATCCGCACGCGGATCATCGAACGCAAACCCGGCCCTCTGCAGCTCGGCCAGGCGGACGGCGTGGCGTGCCGGTCGGTCGAGATGTTCGAGGCGTTCGGCGTGAGCGAGCCGATGCTCGCCGAGGCGTACTGGGTCAACGAGACCGTGTTCTGGCGCCCCGACGAGACCGACCGCACCCGGATCGCCCGCAGCGGCCGGATCCGCGACACCGAGCCGGGCCTGTCCGAGATGCCGCACGTCATCGTCAACCAGGCCCGCGTGCACGACTACCTGCTGGACGTGATGGCCACGTCGCCGACCCGCCTGCGGCCGGACTACGGGCTGGCCCTCACCTCACTCGGCGTCGATCACGCCGCGGAGCACCCGGTGACGGTCGTCGCGGCGGCGGCCGACGGCACGAGCGAGACGATCCGCGCGAAGTACGTCGTCGGTTGCGACGGAGCCCGCAGCGCGGTCCGCGAGGCCATCGGGCGGCGGCTCGGCGGCGACGCGGCGAACCAGGCGTGGGGCGTGATGGACGTCCTGGCGGTGACCGACTTCCCCGACATCCGGCTGAAGGCGGCGATCCACTCGGCCGCCGAGGGCAACATGCTGATCATCCCGCGCGAGGGCGGCTACCTCGTCCGGCTCTACATCGAGCTCGACGAGCTGGCCCCCGGCGAGCACGTCGACCGCGACCGCGTCACTCCCGAGAGCCTGGCGCAGACCGCGCAGCGCATCCTGCACCCCTACACGCTCGACGTGAAGGAGGTCGCATGGTGGTCGGTGTACGAGATCGGCCAACGGCTGACCGACCGCTTCGACGACGCCTCCGACGACGGCTCGCGACCTCCGCGGGTGTTCATCGCCGGCGACGCCTGCCACACGCACAGCGCCAAGGCCGGGCAGGGGATGAACGTCTCGATGGCGGACGCGTTCAACCTGGGCTGGAAGCTCGCCGGGGTCCTGCGCGGCACGCACGCGCCCGAGCTGCTGCGCACCTACTCCGAGGAGCGGCAGGCCATCGCGCAGGAGCTGATCGACTTCGACCGGGAGTTCGCGGCCATGTTCAGCGCGGCGCCGAGCACCGGCGAGGACGCCGGCGGCGTCGACCCGTCGGCGTTCCAGGCGTACTTCCAGCAGCAGGGTCGCTTCACCGCGGGCACCGCGACCCGGTACCGGCCGTCGCTGATCACCTCCGCAGGCACCGCGCACCGCCACCTCGCCACCGGCTTCGCGGTGGGCATGCGCTTCGCGTCGGCGCCGGTGATCAGGCTGGCCGACGCCAGAACCGTCGAGCTCGGGCACGCCGCCCGGGCGGACGGCCGCTGGCGGCTGTACGCCTTCGCCGACGCCGCGCCGGTCGCCGATCCGCGTTCGCGGCTGGTCGCACTGTGCGAGCGGCTGAGCGCCCCGGCGTCCGTGCTGCGCCGCGAGGCCGAGCAGGATGTCGACGCCGTGCTCGACCTGCGCGCGATACTGCAGCAGCCGCACCGCGACGTCCCGCTCGAGTCCCTGCCGGCGCTGCTGCTGCCGCGCACCGGCCGCTACGGCCTCATCGACTACGAGAAGGTGTTCTGCCCGATGGGCGGCGACTTCCCGGGACCGGACGTCTTCACCCAGCGCGGCATCGACCGGCAGGCCGGCGCGCTCGTCATCGTCCGCCCCGACCAGTACGTCGCCGCGGTGCTCCCCCTGGACGCCCACGACGAGCTCGACGCGTTCTTCGACCCGATCCTGCCGACCGCCGCCCGGTAGCCGCACCGGCCGGGAAACACGGTCCCACCAGGCGATATGGTCACGTACTTGCACGCCGCTTCGCCGTAGCGGAAAGATGATGCAGGTACCAACCGCGAAGAGGGTGACGCATGACGAACGATCCACGTGCCGGCAAGAAGGCGACGAAGAAGGACCTGGTCAACGTAGAGGAGCTCATCGCCGCCTACTACGAGCGCCAGCCGAACATCGCCGTGCCGGGGCAGAAGGTGTCGTTCGGGACGAGCGGGCACCGCGGCTCGTCGCTGAAGACGTCGTTCAACGACGCCCACATCGCCGCGACCGCGCAGGCGATCTGCGAGTACCGCGCCAAGGAGGGCATCACCGGGCCGATGTTCATGGGCAAGGACACCCACGCCCTGTCCGGCCCGGCCAAGCAGACCGCCATCGAGGTGTTCGCGGCCAACAACGTCCGCGTGCGGGTCGACTCCCGCGGCGGATTCACCCCGACCCCCGCGATCTCGCATGCGATCCTCACCTACAACAGCAGCGGCCGCTCGGACCGGGCCGACGGCGTGTGCGTGACGCCGTCGCATAACCCGCCCGGCGACGGCGGCTTCAAGTACAACCCGCCGGACGGCGGGCCGGCCGGCTCGGACATCACCAGCCGCATCCAGGACCGCGCCAACGAGCTCATCGCGACCGGCCTCGGCGGCGTCAAGCGGGTGTCCATCGACGAGGCCCGCTCGGCCTCCACGACGGGCGTGTTCGACTACCTCGACAGCTACGTCTCCGACCTCGAGTCGGTCATCGACATGAGCGCGATCAAGGAGGCCGGCGTCCGGATCGGCGCCGACCCGCTCGGTGGTGCGTCCGTGGCGTACTGGCGCGAGATCGCCGCCCGGTACGACCTCGACCTCACCGTCGTCAACGAGCAGGTCGACCCAACGTGGTCGTTCATGACGCTGGACTGGGACGGCAAGATCCGGATGGACTGCTCGTCGCCCTACGCCATGGCCTCCCTGGTGGCCAACAAGTCGAAGTTCGACATCGCGACCGGCAACGACGCCGACGCCGACCGGCACGGCATCGTCACGCCGGACGCCGGGCTCATGAACCCGAACCACTACCTCGCCGTCGCGATCAAGTACCTCTTCGAGAACCGGCCGGGCTGGCCATCGAGGGCCGCGGTGGGCAAGACCCTCGTCTCGTCGTCGATGATCGACCGCGTCGCCGAGTCGCTCGGCCGCCGGCTGATCGAGGTACCGGTCGGCTTCAAGTGGTTCGTTCCCGGCCTCGTCGACGGCTCGATCGGGTTCGGCGGCGAGGAGTCCGCGGGCGCCTCGTTCCTGCGCCGCAACGGCAAGGTGTGGACCACCGACAAGGACGGCATCATCCTGGCGCTGCTCGCCTCCGAGATCAAGGCGGTCACCGGCAAGACGCCCTCCGAGCTCTACCAGGAGCTGGTGGAGCAGTACGGCTCGCCGGCGTACGCGCGGATCGACGCCGCCGCGACGCCCGAGCAGAAGGCCAAGCTGGGCAAGCTGAACCCGAACGCCGTGTCGGCGACCGTCCTGGCCGGCGAGCCGATCACCGCCAAGCTCACCGAGGCGCCCGGCAACCGCTCGCCGATCGGCGGCCTGAAGGTGACCACCGAGACCGGCTGGTTCGCCGCCCGGCCCTCGGGGACCGAGGACGTCTACAAGATCTACGCCGAGTCGTTCAAGGGCGAGGCCACCCTCGCGAAGATCCAGGACGAGGCCAAGAAGGTCGTCGACAACGCCATCGGCTGAGGACCGCCCACAGGCCGCGGCCCAGAGCTACGCGTTCGATACGTGCGGGACGGCGGCGATCTCCAGGACGCGGTGCGCGGTCGTGTCCGCCGGCGCGACCAGCAGGATCGCCTCATGATGCGCCGCGGTGAACTGATGCAGCACACGCACCGCGCCGCTGGAGATGTGCGTCACCGTTCCGACGTCCACCACGGCGATGTGCACGCCGCTGTCGCTGAGCCGCGACAGCTCGGCGCGCAGGGTGTCCGCGACGTAGTCGTCGATCGGTCCGTGCAGCCGCACCGCGTGGTTCGCGTCGTCGACCTCCACGGCGAACTCCTCCGCGTCGCGGACGGCCGGCGTCGCGGCGCCGGGCAGCGCGGTGAGCAGGTCGGCCTCCCGGGTGAGCCGGAACCGCGCGTTCACCGCCGTGCCGTCGTCCCGGCGGTCCAGGCGCAGCTCGTCGGCGAGCCCGGCGACGATCTGCAGGCCCCGCTGGGACCCGCCGCGGGCGGCGGGCGCCTGCCAACGGCCGTGGTCGTCCACCGCGATGTCGATCCGCCCCTCGGCGTCGATCGACATCCCCAGCTCGATCGGTCCCGGGCGGCGGTCGGCGTAGGCGTGGTTGATCGCGTTGGTGACGAGCTCGCCGACGACGTGCTGGGCGGCGACCCGGTCTGCGGCTCGCAGATGGGCGTCGTGCAGCCACCGGGCCGACGCGTCCATCGAGGCCCTCAGGGCATCGGCGCCGCGCTCCGTGCTGACGATCGCGTGCCGCAGCGGCGCGGTCGGCAGCTGCCGCTCGGCCGCCAGCACGGTCACGTCGTCGCGGTGGCCTCCGGAGCGCATCAGCCGCTCGAGGGTGATCGCGCAGGCCCGCTCGACGGGCCGGCCGGAGGCGCCGGGGCCCGACGCGCCGCGCACCGCCGCTTCGGCGACCTCCCGCAGCTCGTCGATACTGGCCTGGAACGACCTTCCGGGGCGCTCGATCAGCCCGTCGGAGTACAGCAGGAGCACATCGCCGACGGCGAGCCGAGCCGACCGCGTGCGGCGGACGGCGTCGGGCGTGCCGAGCGGTGGACCGCCGGTCAGCGGCAGGAAGTCCGCGTGCCTCCCTCCGACCAGCAGTGGCGCCGGGTGGCCGGCCGTGAGGTACTCCAGCGCCCCGGTGCGCGGATCGAGGTCGGCGATGCACAGCGTCGCGCGCGCGTCACCGTCGGCCAGGTCGGCGAGGTAGCGTTCGGCCGATGCCGCGGCCTCGAGCAGCCCGACGTTCTCCCGCAGTCGTTCGTGCAGGACCGCGCGCAGCTGGCCCATCGTCGCGGCTGCGCGCATCCCATGCCCGAGCACGTCCCCCACCACGAGGGCCACGCCGCCGCCGGCACGCGGGACGGCGTCGAACCAGTCGCCGCCGGCGGACGTCCCGTCCTCGGCGAACAGGTACCGGCCGGCCAGGTCGACGCACGGCAGCACCGGGAGATCCGCCGGCAGCAGCGTCTCCTGCATCGCGAGAACGGTGCTCAGGGTGGCCACGGGTGCGCGGCGTGATGCGGACTGCGGGAACTCGGTGGACACCTGGTCCTCCTCGGAGTCGCTGATGGCACCTCGGATGCTGCTCGCAGATGCCCGGCTGCCGCGGTGCGGCTGGGCGACGCTCGTGCCGCCTAGGACGTCACATCCCTTCCTGCGCGTCCGGGGTGAGCAGCTCAGGGATCGCGCGGGTCTGCACGATCTCCCGGGCGACCTCGCGCAGCTTGCGGTTCAGCGACTGGGAGAGCCGCCGCAGGAACGCGAACGACTGATCCACCGTGAGGTCGTACCGCTCCATCACGATCCCCTGCGCCATCCCGATTTCGTGCCGGGTCCCGATGGCCGTCTCCAGACCGGTCACCAGCCGCGCCGCGCTGAGCGCGTTGGTGGCGTGGATGGCGTACAGCAGCGCGAACTCGACCTGGTCGCGGTCCCCGAACGCGCTGCGCTCCTTCGAGTAGAGATTCAGCGCACCGAAGATCTCGTCGGCGGCACCGAGCCGGACGCTGAGCATCGAGTGCACCCCGTGCTCGGCGGCGAGCGGCCCCCAGCGCGGCCAGCGGGGATCGGCCGGCAGGTCGCCGCTGCGGAACCACTCCCCGCTCTCGGCGGTGTCGACGCACGGTCCCTCGTCGAGCGCGTACTGCGCCTCGTCGAGCGCCCGGGCCTCCTCGTGGGTGGCGCCCAGCGTCTTGTAGGTGTGCCGGCGGGCCCGCAGGGTCAGGCTGGCCATCTGCGCGTCGTCGATCATCGCCAGCGCATTCTCGAGCACCGCACCGGCGGTGATCCCCTCGTTGGGCTGCGCCTGGAGCTCGGCGGCGAGCCTGGCCATGCTCTCGGCGTCGAACGCACTCGACTGCATCTCGGCCTCCCTAGATACTTCCCATGAAGCCGCGCGGCCGCGGACTGGACCGTTGAGCCCAGGCTAGCATCGCGGCCCGGCCGCGGCGGTCGAGCGCATGTCGTCGCCGGCGCCCGACGGAGCGGCTGTCCGCGGAACGCATTCTCTGCAGAAAGCCTCTTCACCATGTGGCGGCGGTCACCTAGGGTGGGACCTGATCCGAATGTCATCTTCGCCCGGAGGCTTCATGGCCAAGCAG
It includes:
- a CDS encoding shikimate 5-dehydrogenase; the encoded protein is MGDSVNRISKDTRLCISLSGRPSNIGTRFHNFLYAELGLDFVYKAMTTDDIEAAVGGIRALGIRGAGISMPFKEDCLALVDVVKDSAAAIGAVNTIVNTNGRLAAYNTDFQAVELLLRQKQIDPAMSFAVVGSGGMAKAVVAALRDHGMTNGTVVARNETNGRALAQQYGFRWRQDVLGDVDLLVNATPIGMDGGNEGRLPFAEERIAAASAVLDVVATPEVTPFLAAAAERGLVTITGAEIIALQAAEQFALYTGVRPTPEQVARASAYSRAP
- a CDS encoding ABC transporter ATP-binding protein, translated to MSSAIEIRGLVKRFGQHVALDELDLTVAAGEVHGFLGPNGSGKSTTIRVLLGQLGKDAGEVRILGLDPWYDAPQAHRQIAYVPGDVALWPTLTGGETIDLLARLRGGVDARRRAELIDRFDLDPTKKARAYSKGNRQKVAIIAAFSRPADLFVLDEPTAGLDPLMEKHFQDTLVEARADGATVLLSSHILSEVEHACDQISIIRAGRIVESGSMAQLRHLTRTSIHAVVDGDPQRLAALPGIHDLRIDGRRVELDVDDADLQQVVRALSDLGVRSLESQPPSLEEIFLRHYGDAPAPGPATAR
- a CDS encoding ABC transporter permease — encoded protein: MTSRTAARASHPTPTPGPGRDRPRGVLVGTPTLVRHNLRQDRVRIPAWILALPALAFGTANAYVALYPSVADRQNLDVQFGTNKAIALVTGPVHGLSTPGGFTEWRLGGSLATLVALMALFLVVRHTRADEEKARSELVTAGQVGRLAPLAAALITSIGSCLLLGVVLATAMVAAGTPPTGSVAFGLASALCGVVFAALAAVTSQLSTYSRAASALAGTALGAAYVLRGLGDSADAVAWLSWLSPVGWAQQLRPYNGERWWVLGLSVALAVVLLAVAAGLQLRRDVGAGIIERSTGPAAAAARLRSTTALAWRQHRAAWVSWLLGGIVFSLLFGSLTDAVSQIATTSPQIQIILERMGGSKTIVQTFIGTAVGMIAMIVGFYVAQAFARVYDEEQSGRAEQLLATPVPRLRWLAGHVLAAYAGIGTIMLGCGLAVASSASLSTPDASFGKVLGSAAAQIPALWIIAGACLCAYAWLPRFGALVWIIVGVALAIAMFGGLLNAPDWLLRISPYTTAPAVTDGPFAWGTVALHLAIALVLLVVGAYGVRRRDVVSS
- a CDS encoding FAD-binding monooxygenase — protein: MQFYRDGFYTGDPRLHPAAPDAPGDRSEVDVLIVGCGPAGLVLAAQLAAFPDIRTRIIERKPGPLQLGQADGVACRSVEMFEAFGVSEPMLAEAYWVNETVFWRPDETDRTRIARSGRIRDTEPGLSEMPHVIVNQARVHDYLLDVMATSPTRLRPDYGLALTSLGVDHAAEHPVTVVAAAADGTSETIRAKYVVGCDGARSAVREAIGRRLGGDAANQAWGVMDVLAVTDFPDIRLKAAIHSAAEGNMLIIPREGGYLVRLYIELDELAPGEHVDRDRVTPESLAQTAQRILHPYTLDVKEVAWWSVYEIGQRLTDRFDDASDDGSRPPRVFIAGDACHTHSAKAGQGMNVSMADAFNLGWKLAGVLRGTHAPELLRTYSEERQAIAQELIDFDREFAAMFSAAPSTGEDAGGVDPSAFQAYFQQQGRFTAGTATRYRPSLITSAGTAHRHLATGFAVGMRFASAPVIRLADARTVELGHAARADGRWRLYAFADAAPVADPRSRLVALCERLSAPASVLRREAEQDVDAVLDLRAILQQPHRDVPLESLPALLLPRTGRYGLIDYEKVFCPMGGDFPGPDVFTQRGIDRQAGALVIVRPDQYVAAVLPLDAHDELDAFFDPILPTAAR
- the pgm gene encoding phosphoglucomutase (alpha-D-glucose-1,6-bisphosphate-dependent) — its product is MTNDPRAGKKATKKDLVNVEELIAAYYERQPNIAVPGQKVSFGTSGHRGSSLKTSFNDAHIAATAQAICEYRAKEGITGPMFMGKDTHALSGPAKQTAIEVFAANNVRVRVDSRGGFTPTPAISHAILTYNSSGRSDRADGVCVTPSHNPPGDGGFKYNPPDGGPAGSDITSRIQDRANELIATGLGGVKRVSIDEARSASTTGVFDYLDSYVSDLESVIDMSAIKEAGVRIGADPLGGASVAYWREIAARYDLDLTVVNEQVDPTWSFMTLDWDGKIRMDCSSPYAMASLVANKSKFDIATGNDADADRHGIVTPDAGLMNPNHYLAVAIKYLFENRPGWPSRAAVGKTLVSSSMIDRVAESLGRRLIEVPVGFKWFVPGLVDGSIGFGGEESAGASFLRRNGKVWTTDKDGIILALLASEIKAVTGKTPSELYQELVEQYGSPAYARIDAAATPEQKAKLGKLNPNAVSATVLAGEPITAKLTEAPGNRSPIGGLKVTTETGWFAARPSGTEDVYKIYAESFKGEATLAKIQDEAKKVVDNAIG
- a CDS encoding SpoIIE family protein phosphatase encodes the protein MSTEFPQSASRRAPVATLSTVLAMQETLLPADLPVLPCVDLAGRYLFAEDGTSAGGDWFDAVPRAGGGVALVVGDVLGHGMRAAATMGQLRAVLHERLRENVGLLEAAASAERYLADLADGDARATLCIADLDPRTGALEYLTAGHPAPLLVGGRHADFLPLTGGPPLGTPDAVRRTRSARLAVGDVLLLYSDGLIERPGRSFQASIDELREVAEAAVRGASGPGASGRPVERACAITLERLMRSGGHRDDVTVLAAERQLPTAPLRHAIVSTERGADALRASMDASARWLHDAHLRAADRVAAQHVVGELVTNAINHAYADRRPGPIELGMSIDAEGRIDIAVDDHGRWQAPAARGGSQRGLQIVAGLADELRLDRRDDGTAVNARFRLTREADLLTALPGAATPAVRDAEEFAVEVDDANHAVRLHGPIDDYVADTLRAELSRLSDSGVHIAVVDVGTVTHISSGAVRVLHQFTAAHHEAILLVAPADTTAHRVLEIAAVPHVSNA
- a CDS encoding GAF and ANTAR domain-containing protein, which produces MQSSAFDAESMARLAAELQAQPNEGITAGAVLENALAMIDDAQMASLTLRARRHTYKTLGATHEEARALDEAQYALDEGPCVDTAESGEWFRSGDLPADPRWPRWGPLAAEHGVHSMLSVRLGAADEIFGALNLYSKERSAFGDRDQVEFALLYAIHATNALSAARLVTGLETAIGTRHEIGMAQGIVMERYDLTVDQSFAFLRRLSQSLNRKLREVAREIVQTRAIPELLTPDAQEGM